From one Triticum urartu cultivar G1812 chromosome 3, Tu2.1, whole genome shotgun sequence genomic stretch:
- the LOC125545331 gene encoding isoprenyl transferase-like, with translation MWLDPSGFEATANGNRTSTPPRDPNPMLLSQSPAATHPQLPTSSSRRTRRSAQPCPRGAAAESLLLRGLRPESLPGHVAVVMDGNSRWARARGMPPAFGHEAGRRALVETVRLSRAWGIRELTAFAFSHENWSRPKAEVDFLMGLFERVIHDSVAEFLRDGIRLRVIGDCSRLPASLRGTARDAEEATRHNSQLDLTLAISYSGRRDIVQACRSLAQKVRGELLRPEDIDESLFAGELETSRGSELPCPDLLIRTSGELRLSNFLLWQSAYSELFFTDTLWPDSGEADYLEALCSFQSRDRRFGRRNP, from the exons ATGTGGCTTGACCCTTCGGGTTTCGAAGCAACGGCCAACGGCAACAGGACGAGCACACCACCGAGAGACCCCAATCCCATGCTGCTCTCCCAGTCTCCAGCCGCTACCCATCCACAGCTTcccacctcctcctcccgccGCACGCGCCGCTCGGCACAGCCATGCCcgcgcggcgcggcggccgagTCTCTCCTCCTCCGCGGGCTGCGGCCGGAGTCGCTGCCGGGCCACGTGGCGGTGGTGATGGACGGGAACTCGCGGTGGGCGCGCGCCCGGGGCATGCCGCCGGCGTTCGGGCACGAGGCCGGGCGGCGCGCGCTGGTGGAGACGGTGCGGCTCTCCCGCGCCTGGGGCATCCGCGAGCTCACCGCCTTCGCCTTCTCCCACGAGAACTGGAGCCGCCCCAAG GCGGAGGTTGACTTCCTGATGGGGCTGTTCGAGCGGGTGATCCACGACAGCGTCGCCGAGTTCTTGAG GGACGGAATTCGCCTACGTGTGATCGGCGACTGCTCGAGGCTGCCGGCGTCTCTGCGGGGTACGGCAAGGGACGCCGAGGAGGCAACGAGGCACAACTCGCAGCTCGACCTGACGCTGGCGATCAGCTACAGCGGGCGAAGGGACATAGTGCAAGCCTGCCGGAGCCTCGCCCAGAAGGTGCGCGGCGAGCTGCTCAGGCCGGAGGACATCGACGAGTCGCTGTTCGCCGGCGAGCTCGAGACGAGCCGCGGCAGCGAGCTCCCGTGCCCCGACCTGCTCATCCGGACCAGCGGCGAGCTGCGGCTGAGCAACTTCTTGCTGTGGCAGTCGGCCTACTCGGAGCTCTTCTTCACCGACACCCTGTGGCCGGACTCCGGGGAGGCTGACTACCTCGAAGCGCTGTGCTCCTTCCAGAGCAGAGACAGGCGGTTTGGCCGGAGGAATCCGTAG
- the LOC125545332 gene encoding GABA transporter 1-like yields MGAPSREEEEAKKMEAGGDTVGQKLDAGALFVLQSKGSWLHCGYHLTTSIVAPPLLSLPFAFAALGWSAGMVCLVVGAAVTFYSYNLLSRVLEHHAQQGRRQLRFRDMAADILGPGWARYYIGPIQFMVCFGAVVASTLLAGQSMKTIYLIANPGGTVKLYVFVAIFGVFLVVLAQLPSFHSLRHVNLVSLLLCLSYSLCAVAGCVYLGTSDRAPPKDYSIVGDTHARVYGVFNALAVIATTYGNGIIPEIQATVAAPVTGKMFKGLCLCYAVVVTTFFSVATAGYWAFGNAAQGLLLNNFMVDGRPVIPVWLLLMAELFTLVQLSATATVYLQPTNEVLEGLLSDPKAGQYAARNVVSRLVSRTLAVAFGTTIAAMIPFFGDMNALIGAFGFMPLDFAVPALFYNLTFKPSKKGFVFWLNTANAVVFSAVAVVASMAAVRQIVLDAGTYKLFANV; encoded by the exons ATGGGGGCTCCGAgcagggaggaggaggaggcgaagaaGATGGAGGCCGGTGGCGACACCGTCGGCCAGAAGCTCGACGCCGGCGCGCTCTTCGTCCTCCAGTCCAAAG GGTCATGGCTGCACTGCGGGTACCACCTGACGACGTCGATCGTGGCGCCGCCGCTGCTGAGCCTGCCGTTCGCGTTCGCGGCGCTGGGGTGGTCGGCGGGGATGGTGTGCCTCGTTGTCGGCGCCGCCGTCACCTTCTACTCCTACAACCTCCTCTCCCGCGTGCTCGAGCACCACGCGCAGCAGGGCCGCCGCCAACTCCGCTTCAGAGACATGGCCGCCGACATACTAG GACCCGGATGGGCGCGCTACTACATCGGGCCGATCCAGTTCATGGTGTGCTTCGGCGCCGTGGTCGCGTCCACCCTGCTCGCCGGCCAGAGCATGAAG ACCATCTACCTGATCGCCAACCCCGGAGGCACCGTCAAGCTCTACGTCTTCGTGGCCATCTTCGGCGTCTTCCTCGTCGTCCTCGCGCAGCTGCCGTCCTTCCACTCCCTCCGCCACGTCAACCTCGTCTCCCTGCTGCTCTGCCTCTCCTACAGCCTCTGCGCCGTCGCCGGCTGCGTCTACCTCGGCACCTCCGACCGGGCGCCGCCCAAGGACTACTCCATCGTCGGCGATACCCACGCCCGCGTCTATGGTGTCTTCAACGCCCTCGCCGTCATCGCCACCACCTACGGCAACGGCATCATTCCCGAGATACAG GCGACGGTGGCGGCGCCGGTGACGGGGAAGATGTTCAAGGGGCTGTGCCTGTGCTACGCGGTGGTGGTAACCACCTTCTTCAGCGTGGCCACGGCCGGGTACTGGGCGTTCGGCAACGCGGCGCAGGGCCTGCTGCTCAACAACTTCATGGTGGACGGCAGGCCCGTCATCCCGGTGTGGCTGCTGCTCATGGCGGAGCTCTTCACGCTGGTGCAGCTGTCGGCGACGGCCACCGTGTACCTGCAGCCGACCAACGAGGTCCTGGAGGGCCTCCTGTCGGACCCCAAGGCCGGGCAGTACGCGGCGCGGAACGTGGTGTCGCGCCTCGTGTCCCGGACCTTGGCCGTCGCCTTCGGCACCACCATCGCCGCCATGATACCCTTCTTCGGCGACATGAACGCGCTCATCGGGGCCTTCGGCTTCATGCCGCTCGACTTCGCCGTGCCGGCGCTCTTCTACAACCTCACCTTCAAGCCCTCCAAGAAGGGCTTCGTGTTCTGGCTCAACACCGCCAACGCCGTCGtgttctccgccgtcgccgtcgtcgcGTCCATGGCCGCCGTCAGGCAGATCGTGCTCGACGCCGGCACGTACAAGCTCTTCGCGAACGTGTGA